The Methanosphaera sp. BMS genome contains a region encoding:
- a CDS encoding class I SAM-dependent methyltransferase family protein, whose amino-acid sequence MKGIKIIKKNANDVRKILISNKQLCTKYKVKNDDNYVYFPLVSDYDEDIINDISDNYPITISEFEYDMAEYRATNFVDYLVDKIPEEKLEEIRKSFDVIGDIVILEIPEELEDDKVLIGQAALKFTKRKSVYCKKSKVQGITRTRQLEYLAGIDNLETVHKEFGLRFMLNPSTVYYSPRLATERSRIVKQVKDNETILDFFAGIGSFTVSIAHKRDVVAYNIDINPEAIKYAEKNIEINRLIGKVIPCLGDVRDVVKDLPDADRIIMNLPGTSREFLPLAVKKLKSGGILNYYEFSSDEDSVIEHVKQASGDYETEILDIRQVRSQSPGVWHYGVDVKIIK is encoded by the coding sequence ATGAAAGGTATAAAGATAATTAAAAAAAATGCAAATGATGTTAGAAAAATATTAATATCAAACAAACAGTTATGCACGAAATACAAGGTTAAAAATGATGATAATTATGTTTATTTTCCGCTTGTCTCAGACTATGACGAAGACATAATCAATGACATCAGTGACAACTATCCAATAACCATCAGCGAGTTTGAATATGATATGGCGGAATATCGGGCAACGAATTTCGTCGACTACTTGGTAGATAAGATACCCGAAGAAAAGCTTGAGGAAATAAGAAAATCATTTGATGTAATAGGGGACATCGTAATACTTGAAATACCCGAGGAACTTGAAGATGACAAGGTACTCATAGGACAGGCGGCACTCAAATTCACCAAAAGAAAAAGCGTGTACTGCAAAAAAAGCAAGGTCCAGGGAATTACCCGTACACGACAACTTGAGTATCTTGCCGGAATCGATAACCTGGAGACAGTACATAAGGAATTCGGATTACGTTTCATGTTAAACCCATCTACTGTATATTATAGTCCAAGACTTGCCACCGAAAGATCAAGAATAGTAAAGCAGGTCAAGGATAACGAGACAATACTTGATTTTTTTGCAGGTATCGGCTCATTTACAGTGAGCATTGCACATAAAAGAGATGTTGTTGCATATAACATTGACATAAACCCGGAAGCCATCAAGTATGCCGAAAAGAACATTGAAATTAATAGATTAATAGGCAAGGTCATCCCATGTCTCGGTGATGTAAGGGATGTTGTCAAAGATTTACCCGATGCTGATAGAATTATAATGAACCTTCCCGGTACTTCAAGGGAATTTTTACCTCTTGCAGTCAAGAAGCTAAAAAGTGGGGGAATATTGAATTACTATGAATTTTCATCAGATGAGGATAGTGTCATAGAGCATGTTAAACAGGCCAGTGGAGATTATGAAACGGAAATTTTAGATATCCGCCAGGTCAGGTCACAGAGTCCCGGCGTGTGGCATTACGGCGTGGACGTAAAAATAATAAAATGA
- the dph5 gene encoding diphthine synthase: MLYFIGLGLFSEDDISVKACKALNNVDVIYAEFYTAKLMGGNIDNLISRVDVPFIKLKREDVEDRNVVLQEAMDKDVAFVVAGDPLMATTHTELYVEAKNKGIDTRIIHGSSIFSAAPGLSGLQAYKFGKTTTVPFPDENFFPHSPYDAIKSNLDMGLHTLVLLDIQAHRDRFMTVNEAIQYLSKVESDRGEGVFTEDSIVIGIAQAGSDNPIVKGGRVGDVVDFDFGSPLHCMIVPGNLHFVEAEALITLADIPEKLLEQFL; encoded by the coding sequence TTGTTATATTTTATTGGTTTAGGTCTTTTTAGTGAGGATGATATTTCAGTTAAGGCGTGTAAGGCCTTGAATAATGTTGATGTTATTTATGCTGAATTTTATACTGCCAAGTTGATGGGCGGCAATATTGATAATCTGATTAGTAGGGTGGACGTTCCATTTATCAAGCTTAAGCGTGAGGATGTTGAGGATAGAAATGTTGTCCTTCAGGAGGCTATGGATAAGGATGTTGCATTTGTTGTAGCAGGTGATCCGTTAATGGCTACAACCCATACCGAGTTGTATGTCGAGGCTAAAAACAAGGGTATTGATACTCGCATCATTCATGGCAGCAGCATCTTTTCAGCGGCTCCGGGTTTAAGCGGTCTTCAGGCTTACAAGTTTGGTAAGACTACTACAGTCCCGTTTCCGGATGAGAACTTTTTCCCGCATTCACCGTATGATGCCATCAAATCCAACCTGGATATGGGATTACATACATTGGTCTTGTTGGATATTCAGGCTCATAGAGATCGCTTTATGACAGTCAATGAGGCTATCCAGTATTTGTCCAAGGTTGAGTCCGATAGGGGTGAAGGTGTATTTACAGAGGATAGCATTGTCATTGGTATTGCCCAGGCAGGTAGTGACAATCCTATCGTTAAGGGTGGACGTGTAGGTGATGTTGTTGATTTTGATTTTGGCAGTCCACTTCATTGTATGATTGTACCCGGTAATTTGCATTTTGTCGAGGCTGAAGCATTAATCACTCTTGCGGATATTCCCGAAAAATTACTTGAACAGTTCTTATGA
- a CDS encoding archaeosine tRNA-ribosyltransferase produces the protein MIKIKSHDGPARLGQLDNTITPTVIDYKSVRKAENIKTPYKIQEEIAEECMLKSIELAKNDNDKDKYAVIQGAQYTNLRVECANQLEKEGYTKLIFANSDELLRNPKELLDIIITCRQNLNTTTALYFPFAPTPILPILTYIGIDIFDNSRAIYESKNNNLMTTTNIYPQNDYHITDNILDENINQLNFAIKEIQENIKNKTLRNLTEQKATTSPEAMTLHRLLDKNYTDYLLKYTQLY, from the coding sequence ATGATAAAGATAAAATCCCATGATGGACCGGCACGACTCGGTCAACTAGACAATACAATAACACCAACGGTAATAGATTATAAAAGCGTCCGAAAGGCAGAAAACATAAAGACTCCATATAAAATCCAGGAAGAAATAGCCGAAGAATGCATGCTAAAAAGTATAGAATTGGCAAAAAACGACAACGATAAGGATAAATACGCCGTGATACAGGGAGCCCAGTACACAAATCTTCGAGTTGAATGTGCAAATCAACTTGAAAAGGAAGGCTATACAAAACTTATATTTGCAAATAGCGATGAACTACTACGAAATCCAAAAGAATTACTCGACATAATTATAACATGCAGACAAAATTTAAACACAACCACTGCACTATACTTCCCATTTGCACCAACCCCCATACTTCCAATATTAACATACATTGGAATAGACATATTCGACAACAGCAGGGCCATATATGAATCAAAAAACAACAACCTGATGACAACGACAAACATATACCCACAAAACGACTACCATATAACAGACAACATACTTGATGAAAACATAAATCAACTAAACTTCGCCATAAAGGAAATACAGGAAAACATAAAAAACAAGACACTCAGAAACCTCACGGAACAAAAGGCGACAACAAGTCCCGAAGCAATGACACTGCACAGACTACTTGATAAAAACTACACCGACTACCTACTAAAGTATACTCAGCTATACTAA
- the hdrB gene encoding CoB--CoM heterodisulfide reductase subunit B yields the protein MAYAYFLGCIMNNRYPGVEKSTRVLMDKLGVELADMEGASCCPAPGVFGSFDKETWATIAARNITIAEDMGADILTECNGCFGSLHEANLLLKEDEEFKCKVNGSLSEVNREFKGSSNVRHFAEILYNEVGLEKISEVLEKDLNLNIAVHYGCHFLKPSDELQIDNPKRPKILDELVELTGAKSVDYTDKMMCCGAGGGLRARDKAVTTSFTKEKLDNMTAAGVDAIVDVCPFCHMQFDVGQKEVNEQYGTDYAIPVLHLAQLYGLAMGLSPEELTLDKQIVDPTELIEKMNTPKEEEAAE from the coding sequence ATGGCATATGCTTATTTCTTAGGATGTATAATGAATAACAGATACCCAGGAGTAGAAAAATCAACAAGAGTACTCATGGATAAATTAGGCGTTGAATTAGCAGATATGGAAGGAGCTTCCTGTTGTCCAGCACCAGGTGTATTCGGTTCTTTTGATAAAGAAACCTGGGCTACCATCGCAGCAAGAAACATAACCATTGCTGAAGATATGGGTGCAGATATATTAACCGAATGTAACGGATGTTTTGGTTCACTCCATGAAGCAAACTTATTATTAAAAGAAGATGAAGAATTCAAATGTAAAGTAAACGGATCTTTATCTGAAGTAAACCGTGAATTCAAAGGTTCAAGTAACGTAAGACACTTCGCAGAAATTTTATACAACGAAGTAGGTTTAGAAAAAATTTCAGAAGTATTAGAAAAAGACTTAAACTTAAACATTGCAGTTCACTACGGATGTCACTTCTTAAAACCTAGTGATGAATTACAAATCGACAACCCTAAAAGACCTAAAATTTTAGACGAACTTGTAGAACTTACAGGTGCTAAAAGTGTAGACTACACTGATAAAATGATGTGTTGTGGAGCAGGTGGAGGTTTAAGAGCAAGAGATAAAGCTGTAACCACAAGTTTCACCAAAGAAAAACTCGACAACATGACCGCTGCTGGTGTAGACGCTATTGTGGACGTATGTCCATTCTGTCACATGCAATTTGATGTAGGTCAAAAAGAAGTTAACGAACAATACGGTACTGACTATGCTATACCTGTATTACACTTAGCTCAGTTATACGGATTAGCTATGGGATTAAGTCCAGAAGAATTAACTTTAGACAAACAAATCGTTGACCCTACCGAGTTAATTGAAAAAATGAACACACCTAAAGAAGAAGAAGCTGCAGAATAA
- a CDS encoding DUF749 family protein has product MEKFIVELIGVFTKKDLPDDYQQFLDFRVNIENKELTDKDKIAVLRIKNTTSYHILFLDSYSSMDEIDKEIEESLDGKIYNFNTRKILEGHINA; this is encoded by the coding sequence ATGGAAAAATTTATAGTAGAACTAATCGGAGTATTTACAAAAAAGGATTTACCTGATGACTACCAGCAATTTTTAGACTTCAGAGTAAATATTGAAAATAAGGAATTAACCGACAAGGATAAAATAGCAGTATTAAGGATTAAAAACACCACATCATATCATATCTTATTCTTAGACAGCTACTCTTCAATGGATGAAATAGACAAGGAAATCGAAGAATCATTAGATGGAAAAATATACAACTTCAATACTAGAAAAATATTAGAAGGTCATATAAATGCCTAA
- a CDS encoding DUF2096 family protein — protein sequence MPNDDQANPLDQRWLVLDNLLKELFKTHEIPQEVVQNLQHARALTNYYNDDPTAQERIKELPKIDSLLNNAEQKLMIMAEDEGTDFVEEWTQKLVDASQGKEVFKDHKIQSKFIPGMPANFDFVRFNFRDEIQVERFYEVCEYENVIIEFDDNDKSVFIFGEKDNISNALREMASFFQEQVNI from the coding sequence ATGCCTAATGATGATCAAGCAAATCCACTGGATCAACGTTGGCTTGTATTGGACAATTTACTTAAAGAGTTGTTCAAGACTCATGAAATTCCGCAGGAGGTAGTTCAAAACCTGCAGCATGCCCGTGCACTGACAAATTATTATAATGATGATCCTACCGCCCAGGAAAGAATAAAGGAATTGCCAAAAATCGATTCATTATTGAATAATGCTGAACAGAAATTAATGATTATGGCAGAGGATGAAGGCACGGACTTTGTTGAGGAGTGGACTCAGAAATTGGTTGATGCCTCTCAGGGTAAGGAGGTCTTTAAGGATCATAAGATACAGTCAAAATTCATTCCGGGAATGCCTGCAAACTTTGACTTTGTAAGGTTTAACTTCAGGGATGAAATTCAAGTGGAACGTTTCTATGAAGTATGCGAGTATGAGAATGTTATCATTGAATTTGACGACAATGATAAATCAGTATTCATATTCGGTGAAAAGGATAATATTTCAAATGCCCTTAGAGAAATGGCATCATTTTTCCAGGAGCAAGTTAATATATAA
- a CDS encoding metallophosphoesterase produces the protein MKLLVITDIHSNPDKIYSYLDENPVDEIIITGDVTEFGPEDLFINTLNKFSQYANVHALFGNCDPKNADKLLDESDATSIHDNVSNIGNIKLVGFGGSNPTPFDTPNEYTDEELYDNLNKYSDELNADAFSILVTHAPPLDTVADKIPSGEHVGSCAVRKIIEETQPTLNLCGHIHEAIGQDKIGDTTVINPGDANSGHLCIIELSQDDIDNKNVKNIELITIEE, from the coding sequence ATGAAATTATTAGTAATAACGGATATACACAGTAATCCAGATAAAATCTACTCTTATCTGGATGAAAATCCAGTAGATGAAATTATAATAACAGGTGATGTGACTGAGTTTGGTCCTGAAGACTTATTTATCAACACATTAAACAAGTTTTCACAATATGCCAATGTACATGCCCTGTTTGGAAATTGCGACCCAAAAAATGCGGATAAACTATTAGATGAATCTGACGCTACAAGCATACATGACAATGTTTCAAATATTGGCAATATCAAACTGGTAGGCTTCGGAGGATCTAATCCCACACCATTCGACACACCAAACGAATACACGGATGAAGAGTTATATGATAATTTAAACAAGTACTCTGATGAGTTAAACGCCGATGCGTTCTCAATACTGGTTACCCATGCACCCCCACTGGATACGGTTGCCGATAAAATTCCTAGCGGTGAACATGTGGGAAGTTGTGCAGTAAGAAAAATCATAGAAGAAACCCAGCCAACATTAAATCTATGTGGACATATCCATGAGGCAATAGGTCAGGATAAAATTGGAGATACTACTGTGATAAATCCGGGGGATGCTAATAGCGGACATTTATGTATAATTGAATTATCACAGGATGATATTGACAATAAAAACGTTAAGAATATAGAGTTAATTACAATCGAGGAATAA
- a CDS encoding phenylacetate--CoA ligase family protein, translating to MSKFKKEDTYIFNPERECMSREDLKKLQLERLKKVVKYAYENVDFYKKLYDEAGVKPEDIETLEDIQKLPFITKDDLRNTYPFDLQAAPKEDWVEVHSTSGTTGIPTVAAYTQNDLDVWAECTARGLASVGVHKNDIVNVAYGFGLFTGGHGAQYGAQKIGALAVPMSSGNTQKQMNFLRDFPADFLCCTPSYALYLAESFEKEGLDPRSLPLRGGLYGAEMWTEEIRQKLENKFDISAQNIYGLTEVIGPGVSTECHVKDGMHIAEDHFYPEIIDPETLEVLPEGSEGEIVFTSLTKTGMPVIRYRTKDLTSLCYDECECGRTTVRMSRIKGRSDDMLKVKGVIVFPKQIEEVLMKMDELSPAYQIVVSRPGTMDQIEVQVEIDQSNFQDSIPNLESFKKLISKKVREAIGIGVKVTLAEPYSIPRSEGKAVRVIDKRNFD from the coding sequence ATGAGTAAATTTAAAAAAGAGGATACATACATTTTCAATCCTGAAAGAGAATGCATGTCACGTGAAGATTTAAAGAAACTACAATTGGAACGTTTGAAAAAAGTAGTCAAATATGCCTACGAGAACGTCGATTTCTACAAAAAATTATATGACGAGGCAGGAGTAAAACCTGAAGATATAGAAACATTAGAAGACATTCAAAAGTTACCGTTTATCACAAAGGATGACTTGAGAAACACATATCCGTTTGATTTGCAGGCAGCTCCAAAGGAAGACTGGGTGGAAGTACACTCAACCAGTGGAACAACAGGTATACCAACCGTAGCAGCATACACCCAAAATGATTTGGACGTATGGGCAGAATGTACAGCCCGTGGACTGGCAAGTGTAGGAGTACATAAAAATGATATAGTAAACGTTGCATACGGATTCGGTTTATTTACCGGTGGACATGGTGCCCAATATGGCGCTCAAAAAATTGGTGCATTGGCCGTTCCAATGTCATCAGGTAACACCCAGAAGCAGATGAACTTTTTAAGGGACTTCCCAGCGGATTTCCTATGCTGTACACCATCATATGCATTGTACTTGGCTGAATCATTTGAAAAGGAGGGACTTGATCCAAGAAGTCTACCTTTACGAGGCGGATTATATGGTGCTGAGATGTGGACAGAGGAAATCAGGCAGAAGTTGGAAAACAAGTTTGACATATCCGCACAGAACATATATGGATTGACGGAAGTGATAGGTCCTGGTGTATCCACGGAGTGTCACGTCAAAGATGGAATGCACATAGCCGAAGACCACTTCTATCCTGAAATCATAGATCCTGAAACACTGGAGGTTCTGCCTGAGGGAAGTGAGGGTGAAATAGTATTCACCTCCCTAACCAAGACGGGTATGCCGGTGATAAGATACAGAACAAAGGATTTGACCTCATTATGCTATGATGAATGTGAATGTGGAAGGACAACGGTTCGTATGAGTAGAATCAAGGGAAGAAGTGATGACATGCTTAAGGTTAAAGGAGTAATCGTATTTCCTAAACAGATTGAGGAAGTGCTCATGAAGATGGATGAACTGTCACCTGCATATCAGATAGTGGTTTCACGTCCCGGAACAATGGATCAGATAGAAGTTCAGGTAGAAATAGATCAAAGCAACTTCCAGGATTCCATACCAAACCTTGAATCATTCAAGAAGTTAATCTCCAAAAAGGTAAGGGAAGCCATAGGTATCGGTGTAAAGGTAACTCTGGCAGAGCCATACTCCATACCTAGAAGTGAAGGAAAAGCTGTAAGAGTAATTGATAAACGTAACTTTGACTAA
- a CDS encoding acetolactate synthase — translation MTLKQVSIFLENKQGRLWKSLNILKNEGIDIRALSIADTSEFGILRMIVSDPDKAKEALEAEQFAVSFAQVLAIEVDDQPGGLEKALDLLNNENINVEYIYAFVEKKTSKALVVLRTDDNDKALGILEDNGFSIINDEAYTI, via the coding sequence ATGACTTTAAAACAGGTATCAATATTTTTAGAAAACAAGCAGGGAAGATTATGGAAATCATTGAATATTCTGAAAAATGAGGGTATTGACATAAGGGCATTATCCATTGCAGATACATCCGAGTTTGGAATATTGAGGATGATTGTATCAGATCCGGATAAGGCAAAGGAGGCTCTTGAGGCTGAACAGTTTGCAGTAAGCTTTGCACAGGTACTGGCTATTGAGGTTGATGATCAACCGGGAGGGCTTGAAAAGGCATTGGATTTGCTTAACAATGAGAATATTAACGTCGAGTATATCTATGCGTTTGTTGAAAAGAAAACTTCCAAGGCATTGGTGGTTCTTAGAACAGATGATAATGATAAGGCATTGGGTATTCTTGAAGATAATGGCTTTTCAATAATTAATGATGAAGCATATACTATCTAA
- the thiD gene encoding bifunctional hydroxymethylpyrimidine kinase/phosphomethylpyrimidine kinase has protein sequence MLKEMMNSGCSMSIAGLDPSGGAGILADSKTFHAHSIYATCVVTAITAQNPYEVTNIQKIDLDIISDQIDAILDVYPIKYIKTGMLYSEDIVKLVSSKIKEYQLKAVVDPVMISESGKNLTEDNFASFINKHLLKNSFLITPNIHEAEQLSNIKIDNQDAMIEASLKLSKYTHVVITGGHLEGNDILVEGDNLHIIRGNMIKTENTHGTGCTYSSAITSNLIKGNNIHDSCIKSNKFIQESIKNGYNKTPYQFYNKI, from the coding sequence ATGTTAAAAGAAATGATGAATAGTGGCTGTTCAATGAGTATTGCCGGTCTTGATCCCTCCGGTGGAGCGGGCATACTGGCTGACTCTAAGACTTTTCATGCCCATTCGATTTATGCCACATGTGTTGTTACGGCAATTACTGCCCAGAACCCATATGAGGTTACGAATATTCAGAAAATAGACCTGGATATTATCAGTGACCAGATAGATGCCATACTGGATGTCTATCCTATCAAATACATAAAGACCGGCATGCTGTATTCGGAGGATATTGTGAAACTGGTATCGTCGAAGATTAAAGAGTATCAGCTTAAGGCTGTTGTTGATCCTGTTATGATTAGTGAATCGGGCAAAAACTTGACCGAGGATAATTTTGCATCGTTTATCAACAAGCATTTATTGAAAAATTCATTTTTAATAACACCGAATATACATGAAGCAGAACAATTATCAAATATAAAAATAGACAATCAAGATGCTATGATTGAAGCCTCATTAAAATTAAGTAAATATACACATGTTGTAATTACTGGAGGACATCTTGAAGGAAATGATATTCTGGTTGAGGGCGATAATCTTCACATCATCAGGGGCAACATGATAAAAACGGAAAACACCCATGGTACCGGATGTACCTACTCAAGTGCAATAACATCAAACCTGATTAAAGGAAACAATATCCATGATTCATGTATAAAATCAAACAAATTCATACAAGAATCAATTAAAAACGGTTACAACAAAACCCCATATCAATTCTACAATAAAATCTAA
- the cofC gene encoding 2-phospho-L-lactate guanylyltransferase: MKDLICIIPICSFKDAKSRLSVMLSDTERVELLKSMLKDIITAVRSQVMEIILVSRDEEVYSFAKELSVSFVNEKDHEDNHLNNALRDAIDSVKLNYEDVDILIIPGDIPMIKEEHIMSVKSSTSGMVISPSRGGGTNLICFNGDFDFEPLFGDMSYFRHLEEAYMKNMDVNVIESFYLSLDVNTSQDLGEIFLHGIGTNTHEYLSGLNISVNSSHGQERLDVKRNDE; encoded by the coding sequence ATGAAAGATTTAATATGTATCATACCAATTTGCAGTTTTAAAGACGCTAAAAGCAGACTGTCTGTTATGCTATCGGATACAGAACGGGTAGAGCTACTCAAGTCCATGTTAAAAGACATCATCACGGCTGTTAGAAGCCAGGTTATGGAGATTATTCTTGTCAGCAGGGACGAGGAAGTTTACTCCTTTGCAAAAGAGCTATCCGTCAGTTTTGTCAATGAAAAAGATCATGAGGACAATCACTTGAATAACGCGTTACGTGATGCTATAGATAGTGTTAAGTTAAACTATGAAGATGTGGACATTCTCATTATCCCCGGTGATATTCCAATGATTAAAGAAGAGCACATCATGAGCGTTAAAAGTTCAACGTCGGGTATGGTCATTAGCCCATCACGTGGTGGAGGCACCAACCTGATATGCTTCAACGGTGATTTTGATTTTGAACCCCTATTTGGTGATATGAGTTATTTCAGGCACTTGGAAGAGGCTTATATGAAGAATATGGACGTTAATGTTATTGAATCATTTTATTTATCATTGGACGTTAATACATCCCAGGATTTGGGTGAAATATTCTTGCATGGCATTGGCACCAATACTCATGAGTATCTGTCAGGTCTTAACATTTCAGTAAACAGCAGTCATGGACAGGAGAGATTAGATGTTAAAAGAAATGATGAATAG
- a CDS encoding heavy metal-binding domain-containing protein → MIITTTENIPGRNYEIIGLVNGNNIQSKNAFRDFTQGIRNFTGGELKAYTDMMIKSRNVATERMVEEANRLGADAIIMVRYNTSSIVENSSEVHCYGTAVKFI, encoded by the coding sequence ATGATAATTACAACAACAGAAAACATTCCAGGTAGAAACTATGAAATAATAGGACTGGTAAACGGAAACAATATACAATCCAAAAATGCATTCAGAGACTTCACCCAAGGAATAAGAAACTTTACCGGTGGCGAACTCAAGGCATATACCGACATGATGATAAAATCCCGTAATGTTGCAACCGAACGCATGGTTGAAGAGGCAAATAGACTGGGTGCGGATGCAATAATAATGGTAAGATACAACACTTCATCCATTGTTGAAAACTCATCAGAAGTCCACTGTTACGGAACGGCAGTTAAATTTATATAA
- the arsB gene encoding ACR3 family arsenite efflux transporter, which yields MTDNPKISFFDKYLTIWVIICMIIGIIISQYFPILINILSKFEYAHISIPMAILIWIMIYPMMLKIDFNSIKKVKDNLRAILLTWCVNWLIQPFSMYLISLIFFTIIYQSIMTSDLATQYLIGAVLLGTAPCTAMVFVWSELTNGNPAYTLVQVATNDIIILFAYVPIVTYLLGISNITIPYDTLILSVILFVVIPFIASIITRRYFIKNKGLDYLENKFIPKFNNITTIGLLLTLIFIFSFQGNLILSNPQDIILIAIPFAIQIFLVFIIAYTSAKILKIPQDIAAPASMVGASNFFELAVAIAIALYGIASPVALATTVGVLIEVPLMLMLVRIINNTKEWYTS from the coding sequence ATGACCGACAATCCAAAAATAAGTTTCTTTGATAAATACTTGACCATATGGGTCATAATATGCATGATAATTGGAATAATAATCAGCCAATACTTTCCAATTCTAATAAACATTCTAAGCAAATTTGAATATGCACATATATCAATACCAATGGCAATACTAATATGGATAATGATATATCCAATGATGTTAAAGATAGACTTCAACTCAATAAAAAAGGTGAAGGACAATCTAAGGGCAATCCTATTGACATGGTGTGTAAACTGGCTCATACAGCCATTCAGCATGTACCTGATTTCACTAATATTCTTCACAATAATCTACCAGTCAATCATGACCTCCGACTTGGCAACACAATACCTAATAGGTGCAGTGCTACTGGGAACAGCACCATGTACTGCAATGGTATTCGTATGGAGTGAACTTACCAACGGAAATCCTGCATATACCCTTGTACAGGTTGCAACCAACGACATCATCATACTATTTGCATATGTACCCATAGTTACATATCTGCTGGGAATATCCAACATAACAATACCATACGACACACTCATACTATCAGTAATACTATTTGTCGTAATACCATTTATAGCAAGCATAATAACAAGAAGATACTTCATCAAAAACAAAGGGCTGGATTACCTGGAAAACAAGTTCATACCAAAGTTCAACAACATAACCACAATAGGATTACTGCTAACATTAATATTCATATTCTCCTTCCAGGGAAACCTGATACTGTCAAATCCACAGGATATCATACTGATAGCAATACCATTTGCAATACAGATATTCCTCGTATTTATCATAGCATACACAAGTGCAAAAATACTCAAAATACCACAGGACATAGCAGCTCCTGCATCAATGGTGGGAGCATCAAACTTCTTTGAACTGGCAGTAGCAATAGCAATAGCATTATATGGAATAGCAAGTCCTGTAGCATTGGCCACAACAGTGGGAGTGCTCATAGAAGTGCCGTTAATGTTAATGCTGGTAAGAATAATAAACAATACAAAAGAATGGTATACTTCATAA
- a CDS encoding helix-turn-helix transcriptional regulator, with the protein MDTEEIVKIAKALSDQNRVEIIKLLSEEELCACHILDQMQIAQSTLSHHMKQLTDSKLVIVTKKGRWSYYRINTQTVNDFKEFLDTYKNTSKINKCNINCD; encoded by the coding sequence ATGGACACTGAAGAAATAGTAAAAATAGCCAAAGCATTAAGCGACCAGAATAGGGTGGAAATAATAAAACTATTATCAGAAGAGGAATTATGTGCATGTCACATACTAGATCAAATGCAGATAGCCCAATCAACACTGTCCCATCACATGAAACAATTAACAGACTCAAAACTAGTAATAGTAACAAAAAAGGGACGATGGTCCTATTACAGGATAAACACCCAAACAGTCAATGATTTCAAAGAATTCCTGGATACATACAAGAACACATCCAAGATAAACAAGTGTAACATTAACTGTGACTAA